The Pseudomonadota bacterium DNA window CATCCGCCAGTGCAGGCAAGCCACCGTGTCGGAAACGCGCAAGCCACTTGTAGGCGGTTCGGGTGGAGACAGCAGAGGCGTCTGCAGCGTCTTTGACAGACATCCCCTGAAAGAGGATGCGCTCGACCAGAACCCGTCGACTGAAGGGCGTCAATCGGGCATTCTTGTGGGTGTTCATCCGGGCCTCTTTGGTGTGT harbors:
- a CDS encoding leucine zipper domain-containing protein, encoding MNTHKNARLTPFSRRVLVERILFQGMSVKDAADASAVSTRTAYKWLARFRHGGLPALAD